The window TAGCAGTGGcgtgcagggggaggggggggtgtcaaaaaaatgatgggccctgggtgtggAAGGGTGTTCTTTAAAGGACGCTTTTGCCGTTCCTGccagcttcttagcctttttcttggccgcgggggtggaccagcagccacgctgaagtgcaggCTCCAGGAGgttctggacctggccggctatgCACCCCCGCGGTctgccccgcccttggtacgttCTACTGCTAGATCAGTCAACAGTGGAGGACAGTTTATACAGAGATTTTTCCCACAAAGGGCTCACAGACATCAAGTGGAGAGGCTTCACACAAGTTTCACAACACAGACTGTACTATACTCAAGGCTGTACCGCCTGGATTAAAAATTCACTTCTGGTGGTGCAGTTTCAAGATGtccaaatacaaaaaaatacatgTATCTTTAAGAGCTAATTAATTCAAGTCTTCCAAAAAACAGACTGTTCCAAACTGTACTTTCTAAACATTTGTGTCTATCCTTATATAAAATTAGAAAGCAGCTCTCAGGAAATTTGAAAAACTCCAGGTACATAACTGAGTCCTTTTATACCTTTGATCAAAAAAAAAGGTCTTAGTCGCTAAGACATTGCTCATAACATTTTCAAACGTGAAGGCATTTTGCGCTGTGAACTCAGGCTGGCTGAGAGGACTTCAAGGTTTCTCCGATGTTAAGACCGAATCAAATGCAGCCGACAGGGCTTTGCAGATAGCTTGTGCTTGTTCCTccattacaaaagaaaaaaagtatttatttagaTACTATGCACAGCATCATCCTCATTTATACATGGTGAAATTACTGTAGCTAAAGGTATGAATACAATTTACACTTTTTCCATTGCACTACTATGAGTTTAGACTTTAAAGGTGGCTTTGCTTCCAGGCCTTAAGAAGGAAGTTAGCATCCTTAAGCATATTAGTTCCATAGAGGATGTAGATTTTTTTTGTATGAAAAGCATCTTTTTACTGGGGATCTAAGGTTCAGGCTGCACCCAGCCTAAGAGCTTGACAGAACCTACCCTTACTGCAGAGTTGTTGGAAGAGGCAGATGAGGTGGGCAATTGCCTGGGATGCCTGGATTTGGGGGCACCAAAATGCCTTGACTGAGGAACAACACCAGCACACTTACTAAGAGAGAGGCTGATGATGTTTGGCCTCCAAGAGGTAGTTGTGGCCAGGACCAGGCCACTGCTGGGCTGGAACTGCTGCTCTGAGCAGGGCCACGTGTTCATCCCCCTGCGTTCAGCAATCAGTGGGAGCTCATCTTCTATGAGGACCCCTACCCCTATACAACCCAGGGAGCCAATTAGCCTAGCAACAGGCTTGCCTGACTGTATGCTACACAGTATATGTTTAGCTTAATCTGAAGCCTCCATTCTGATCTGTGAAACAGAGACACTACATCAGCCTTGTGATGCACAAGATCAAAAGCAAGGAAGTGCCAGCCCATCAATTTTGAAAATGCCTATTACCCTGGCTCAGACATTATATATGCGTCTGAATTATGGACTTCTGCCACTCAGGTAACACAAACAGGCTGCAGGGAAATGGTATCGGACActacagaaataaagaaatgagCTGGTGGAGACATGGGATAAGAATAAGAAGCAAACGGATGGTGCAATTATGAGAGTTAAGATTgtagagggcagaggatggaaaacaaaaaaataacctgcaaaggtaggagaaaaaaatggaggggGAAGCTACAGGGATCTAAGAAGAAATGCAAGCCAATAAGAGAATGAGAGAGGCACAGCTTGAATCCCTGCTGGTGGCAGCAACATGTGGGAACTGACTATTGCTCTGGGCTTGCAGAAAGTGGAGAAATAGAGTTTTGATGTTTAAGGAAAGTTTTAAACAAATGTACATCAACATTCCCATTATCCCCTGACCTGTTTAtttcctcaaaaataaaaaaatgggttTTAAAGTAACTTTCAGCAAAACAAGGTTTTAGCTAACCACCTTACCAGACTATTACACTGGTACACCCAGAGGCTACATTCTTCATGATTTGCATCTGTTGTCTTCAAAGCCAACAAACTTTTTCCTGCCACCAGCCCATCATCATAACAAACCATTCGGACAATTAAATACAGAGCATGCCTGTGCAAAACGTCCTGTGTAAGTTAGAAATATCACAGTTACCTGAAAATCCAATGCAAATCACATTTAATAATCCAGAAGGTTTTACCCTCCACGGTCCCATCAAAATAAAATCTGAGAGtcaattttaaaattatattgtaaAACAAAGCAGCTCTGCAATTTATGCATTATTGAGGATATTGTGTAGCTAACCTACTCTAGTAACCACTCATCATATATGTACTTTGGCGGGGGTTTTTTCTGCTCGAGGTATATTCAGTCTAATCGTCTACTACCAAACAGCTTGGAAGAGAGAAgctgcctagtggttagagcaacaggcaGAGAACCAGGAAAGCCAGGATCAAGTCTTACTGCCaccccttgtgatcttgggcaattACAGATCTCCCTATTAAAgtcagtgcatgctaaatgctgccTAAGGGGCAGgtggcatttagtgcatgctgagTATTGACTCACTCTTATTGTAAACCCATCCCTACAAAGTTACAAACAgccatgtactcaaagacttcattacttctttttcgctgtatgtccagctcttctttattgtaaaccgcctcaaactaccttggctttggtggtatataaacaataaattattattattattattataagcccTCTGGAGATAGGGAAATACCTACTATATCTGAATTGTAATATACTGTGAACTACTTAGAAAAGCATGAGCTAAATTCAAATTCCTCTCCCCCTTTCTGTCTTGGCTAAAGATACAACAGAATAGTCTCCCACATTATACTTCAACTATAGCTCTTCAATCTATGCTCTAATAAAATCTAATTATAAGGGCACACAGCATCATACTAGATTATATTATAATTTTGGTGAGGTCATGGCTTCTTTCAATGAAATGAGCCCTTGAAAGTGCAAGTGGAATCTTTCATGCACTATATGACTAAAAAAGGTCAGTCCAGTAACCTTTGCAGGGTGAACAACACTCAGTTTACCCTTACTCATTTCATTTACTTTATTGACTGATGTACAGTTTCCATATAATCCTacacttagggctcattttactaagctgcgatagcgtttttagcgcatgcaggattttagcgtacactaaacccacgctatgctgctagaattaacaccagctcaatgctggtgctaAGCGCgccctaaaaccgctattgcagcttagtaaaaggagcccttagttttttgcAGAAATTCAGATAGAAAGAAACTTTTACTTACGTACTGATCAGGTGTTGCTACCTTAATGCCGTATTTTGAAACGCCCATAATAAACTCCTCTTCTGGGGGCACAAAGGGCAACTTTCCATCTTGCTttgaaatgaaaaagaaaacacCCTTTGAAACTTCTGCCATAAAGAGAAAAGCATTTTAACAAAAGAAAGAAGACCTCCCTTTCTATCCATTGATGTGTGGCTATGTGCAATCTTTCTTTGAGATAGTTGGCATGAAGATGATATCTCCCAGCTCATTTTACTACTGAGCAACCAAGGTCCCTACAACCCATTCATTGCAAAAGCTGCATCCATAGACTGGTTTGACCCCAAACTTATGATAACTTGCAGAAGTACATCATCAAGAAGGATGCCTTTTCTCCTCCAACACCTCTCTCTTtcaacaaagtacctcatgaaagacttttaAGGAAATTAGAaattcatgggataggaggtattgttatattgtggattaagaactggttaaagatagaaaacagagagtggtcaatattctcaatgaagaagggtaAATAAGTGGGGTCCCCAGTGATCTGTGCTAAAACCGCTGCTGtgtaatatatttatcaatgagctAGAAATAAGAATAACTAGCGAGATCATTAAATTTGTGAGAGACTAGTCATCAAAATGGCAGgtgatgtttaatgtgaacaagtacaaagtgatgcatgtgggaaagaggaactcgatatagggttccacattaggagtcactgcctgggaaaaggacctaggtgtcatcgttgaggatacctTGAAACCACCACAGCAATCGCAATCCTCACTAAATCGGGTTCAAATATAGGATGGCAAAAGGGCTCTCAAAGCCATCTGCATCAATACACGAATCAGGTATGAATGTCTGGCTTTGGCTCATCTCATTGCCTCCTTATCAAATGTAGCTTGTCTGTTTACTTCTGTATTCCTTATTGTTTTTATCCAGAAATAAAGACTAATTGACAGCACAATTTCTTTTTACTTAtcgttttaatgcagtgtctctagcatgccccgactggacccgtttcgcccaaaagggctttctcaagggttcatagaGGAGCTCTTTTACAGCATCCTTCCTCATTTGGGGCAGATTTACtcagggcatgctagagacactgcattaaaacgaTAAGTAAAAAGAAATTGTGCTGTCAATTAGTCTTTATTTCTGGATAAAAACAATAAGGAATACAGAAGTAAACAGACAAGCTACATTTGATAAGGAGGCAATGAGATGAGCCAAAGCCAGACATTCATACCTGATTTGTGTATTGATGCAGATGGCTTTGAGAGCCCTTTTGCCATCCTATAATTGAACCCGGTTAATGAGGATTGCGGTTGCTGTGGTGGTTTCCAGTTTGGCCTCACTTTCTCATCTTCTACATCTTTTTAGTGATAccttgaaaccctcagctcagtgtgtcatggcagttaagaaagcaaatagaacattaagaattatcaggaaaggaatggaaaacaaagctgagaatgtcataatgcctttgtatcgctccatgatgcagccataccttgaatactgtgtgcaattctggtcaccgcatctcaaaaaagatatagcagaattagaagagatacaaggaaaacaaaaatgataaaagggatgggatgacttccttataaggaaaggctaaagtagctagagctcttcagcctggaaaagcaACAGTTCAGgagaaatatgatagaggtctataaaatactgagtggactgGACCGGGTAGATAGGATTCacttgtttccaaaaatactaggactaggggggcatgaAATGAGGCTACTAagttgtagatttaaaacaaactggagaaaatatttcttcactcaatgtgtaattaaattctggaattcgatgccagagaatgtagtaaaagcagttagcttaatggggttaaaaagaaaaaaagtttggataacttGCTAAAAgtaaaatccataagccattattaagatggacttggaggaGTGATTGACATCACCAATGTGGATGACTGCACTTGAGTGAAGTTCTGACAGTAATCCTTTACTGTGATCCTAAGTTGCGTGAACATACTGTCAGAGGTGAGAAGATCACAAGGCGCACGTTGGAAAGTTATCGGTACAGTGAAGGCAAACTGGGTCTGAGACAGGTGAAATTTCAGACAATGGAGATTAATTTCACAGTGGttaatttctttaatttttgCTGAGTTGCATTTGAAAgacatatattttctttttctgctAATGAATCTCTAGCACACCAAGAAGAACTGATGTGATTATGCAGACTCAGTCTATGCTACTTAAGGGAGGCTGAATGTACAGCATGGATTTTAGAGAATGCTATatataaaataaaccctcccctaCCTGATTCATTAAAGATAAGCTCTGTATAAATGATATACATATCCTTTGAAAGTTGAAGACAATTGAATTACATGAAGAAAGAAAACTTATGAGGGCCAATAACGTTCTGGTGTTTAAATCCCTATCGGTTTTactctttgagatcttgccaggtacttgcgacctgggttggccacaggatactgggattgatggacttttggtctgtcccagtatggcaatttttatgctcTCCCAGTAGACTTTTCTTCAAGCTGCTTGAtcacacaataaaaaaaaatctcccttATCCTACATGTAGTCA is drawn from Geotrypetes seraphini chromosome 3, aGeoSer1.1, whole genome shotgun sequence and contains these coding sequences:
- the ITGB1BP1 gene encoding integrin beta-1-binding protein 1 isoform X1: MFRKGKKRHSSSSSQSSEISTKSKSIDSSLGGLSRSSTVASLDTDSTKSSGQSNSNSDNYAEFKVKYVGAIEKLKIEESRSLQGPLDLINYIDVAQQDGKLPFVPPEEEFIMGVSKYGIKVATPDQYDVLHRHALYLIVRMVCYDDGLVAGKSLLALKTTDANHEECSLWVYQCNSLEQAQAICKALSAAFDSVLTSEKP